In the Candidatus Dadabacteria bacterium genome, CTGACCGTCAGCGGAGAGAGAAAGTTTGAGGAAAAAGAGGAAGGGAAAAACTTCGTAAAGGTGGAGAGAAGCCACGGAAAGTTTTCCCGGGCGTTTCGCCTTCCGGACGGCACAGACGAAAAGAGGATAACCGCCGACTGCAAAAACGGCGTCCTCACCGTCACCGTTCCGAAGAGCGAAGCCAAAGAGCCCAAGTCTCTCAAGATAAAGGTGGGTTGACCGGGGCGGACAGCGGGAGCGGCCTCCGCTTGCGAGAGCGGCGGGGGCCGCTCCCCTTTTGCGCTCAGGGCTCTATGCCCAACTGTTTTCTCATCGCCGCGTCGGGCGGGCTGTTTCTCGCCCAGTAGTCCGTGCGCAGGCTCTTTTTC is a window encoding:
- a CDS encoding Hsp20/alpha crystallin family protein produces the protein MTIHHALTPWEPFGMLKEFEGELSGLMSSRFAAPLAPKTDISETDKGFEIALEVPGIDSKELSLEVKDNVLTVSGERKFEEKEEGKNFVKVERSHGKFSRAFRLPDGTDEKRITADCKNGVLTVTVPKSEAKEPKSLKIKVG